Part of the Vitis vinifera cultivar Pinot Noir 40024 chromosome 13, ASM3070453v1 genome is shown below.
AGGAGCTTACACAACCTCTCGCACTCACAACAACACTTCATGCCTCCTCTTTTGGGAAAGACATCTACAGAGACTGGCCGAGTCCACGAGAATTCTATACAACTCGAAACCGGGATTTTTGTTCAAGTCCAACAAGCCTATGCCTTCTTTGTTGCCTTTGTCAGTGTGGGACTCGGTGATTCAGTCTCTAGTTCATGATTCCATGAATAAAGCCATTCCAATTGTCTTGAATGAGAGGAGGAGTGGCGGTGAATTGGCTATTACTACTCTTGTTAGTGggaatttcgaaaaattgaGCGAAAATGAGAATGTGGATGAAGAAAGAATTTCTCAGATTCTTGATGTGTATTTACATGTGGGAAGTTATGTTCCTCCTGTGTTTGGTGTCCGAGAAAATTGTGCAAAGCTGGCTGTGGTAGGTCCGGGGAGGGATGTTGCTATGGCAAAGTATTCAGATTGGCTGAGGTTGGTGtggatttggaattttggagaatTAGGGCATATTGGGTGCTGAGAGAtatgagaaaga
Proteins encoded:
- the LOC100256538 gene encoding uncharacterized protein LOC100256538 isoform X2; its protein translation is MATSSRFLFTNGVISRTSDTPPVSTLLEAHSGAYTTSRTHNNTSCLLFWERHLQRLAESTRILYNSKPGFLFKSNKPMPSLLPLSVWDSVIQSLVHDSMNKAIPIVLNERRSGGELAITTLVSGNFEKLSENENVDEERISQILDVYLHVGSYVPPVFGVRENCAKLAVVGPGRDVAMAKYSDWLRLRKPLEKLRPDLVTELLLSNDGDQILEGCITNFFVVCREDSSEVKAKNLHDYGSTSSFEVQTAPLSDGVLPGIIRQIVIEVCLSMGIPLREVAPSWSKCELWEEAFITNSKKLLQHGLQYL